One part of the Alistipes onderdonkii genome encodes these proteins:
- a CDS encoding LytR/AlgR family response regulator transcription factor: MKALIIEDETAAALNLEAILKQVAPGVEIIGTLESVEESVEWLRANPQPDLLFMDIHLADGDSFRIFDAVEVTAPVVFTTAYDQYALEAFRVNSIDYLLKPINNADVQRALGKLERLSKGERRDYGFRVRTMAAARHEQAFLVHVRDRIIPLRREQIAYCYTSNEKVTACTYEGVSYPLDKTLETLQAILPEADFFRANRQFIVARRAVKEIAVWFGSRLALHLTVGTPERIVISKARVPEFKAWLTSVQPAE; encoded by the coding sequence ATGAAGGCCCTGATTATCGAGGACGAAACCGCCGCCGCGCTGAACCTGGAGGCCATCCTGAAACAGGTGGCTCCCGGCGTGGAGATCATCGGGACGCTCGAAAGCGTCGAGGAGAGCGTCGAATGGCTGCGTGCGAATCCCCAGCCCGACCTGTTGTTCATGGACATCCACCTGGCCGACGGCGATTCGTTCCGCATCTTCGACGCCGTGGAGGTTACCGCACCCGTCGTCTTCACGACGGCCTATGACCAGTATGCGCTCGAAGCCTTCAGGGTCAACAGCATCGACTACCTGCTCAAACCAATCAACAACGCCGACGTGCAGCGTGCGCTGGGCAAGCTGGAACGCCTGTCCAAGGGCGAACGCCGCGATTACGGCTTCCGGGTGCGGACGATGGCCGCGGCACGGCACGAGCAGGCTTTCCTGGTGCATGTCCGCGACCGGATCATCCCGCTCCGGCGCGAGCAGATCGCCTATTGCTATACCAGCAACGAGAAAGTCACCGCCTGTACCTACGAGGGAGTTTCCTACCCGCTCGACAAGACGCTCGAAACCCTGCAGGCCATCCTGCCCGAAGCGGATTTCTTCCGCGCCAACCGCCAGTTCATCGTGGCGCGCCGCGCCGTGAAGGAGATCGCCGTGTGGTTCGGCAGCCGCCTGGCGCTCCACCTGACGGTCGGAACCCCCGAACGCATCGTCATTTCCAAGGCCCGCGTCCCCGAATTCAAGGCCTGGCTCACCTCCGTTCAACCCGCCGAATAG